One window of Maridesulfovibrio frigidus DSM 17176 genomic DNA carries:
- a CDS encoding HDOD domain-containing protein, which yields MQKLLNGQSHPDEFHKILNVDFLIIAKVHIMVESEIELEVKKEAVINPEIKEAANEFVDKVFSESNVDFELVSILRRMSEDRIYHDMIKRPDEYKAKPQLTSVEPWDGKKPAGPRDFLKKKVSLPSLPQVLIQIQNVINDSDSSASDLAAVISKDPKLVAAILRLANSAMFSFRTEVDTPTRAVALLGFKQAGSLALGTVSLSLFKRSKVSVLEVEKFWKHSIACGVIAQEIARAANLGDPERFFVAGLLHDIGLYVVFESQKSLAVELLKRANKEGTSFYAAEQELLGFNHAILGGVIIKDWSFPKNLVISAAGHHNPEKAKNDPDAGVVHVADYVARALGYDLGVSPVLGGISEAAWVNIGLSMGDFKKLLPTFEAIIEDVFEILRPE from the coding sequence TTGCAAAAACTATTGAATGGGCAGAGTCATCCTGATGAATTTCATAAAATTTTAAATGTAGATTTTTTAATAATAGCAAAGGTTCATATAATGGTCGAAAGTGAAATAGAATTAGAAGTTAAAAAAGAAGCTGTCATTAATCCAGAGATTAAAGAAGCTGCCAATGAATTTGTTGATAAGGTGTTCAGCGAATCTAACGTGGATTTTGAGCTTGTATCGATACTGCGCAGAATGTCTGAGGATCGTATTTATCATGATATGATTAAGCGTCCAGATGAGTATAAGGCTAAACCGCAACTGACATCCGTTGAACCGTGGGATGGTAAAAAGCCTGCTGGGCCGCGTGATTTTTTGAAAAAGAAGGTTTCGCTGCCTTCACTGCCGCAGGTACTAATCCAAATTCAAAATGTTATTAATGATTCTGATAGTTCTGCTAGTGATCTTGCTGCAGTAATAAGTAAGGATCCTAAACTTGTTGCTGCAATTCTTCGGCTTGCGAACAGTGCTATGTTCAGTTTTAGAACTGAAGTTGATACTCCTACTAGGGCTGTAGCTTTGCTTGGTTTTAAGCAGGCGGGATCTTTAGCTCTAGGGACAGTTTCACTAAGTCTTTTTAAGCGTTCTAAAGTCTCAGTTTTAGAGGTTGAAAAATTTTGGAAACATTCAATCGCATGTGGAGTAATTGCTCAGGAGATAGCGCGTGCGGCAAATCTCGGTGATCCAGAACGTTTCTTTGTGGCTGGATTGCTGCATGATATCGGATTGTATGTTGTTTTTGAAAGTCAGAAAAGCCTTGCAGTTGAGCTTTTAAAGAGGGCGAATAAAGAAGGGACAAGCTTTTATGCGGCAGAGCAAGAATTGCTGGGATTTAACCACGCAATTCTTGGGGGAGTAATTATTAAGGATTGGAGCTTTCCTAAAAATCTAGTGATATCCGCAGCAGGTCACCATAATCCTGAAAAAGCTAAAAATGATCCCGATGCAGGAGTTGTTCATGTTGCAGATTATGTCGCCCGCGCCTTAGGTTACGATCTTGGTGTTTCTCCCGTTCTGGGGGGAATAAGTGAAGCTGCATGGGTAAACATTGGGTTAAGTATGGGGGATTTTAAAAAACTGCTCCCTACCTTTGAAGCAATTATCGAAGATGTTTTTGAAATATTACGTCCTGAGTAA
- a CDS encoding sensor domain-containing diguanylate cyclase: protein MLKVNAVVRKYKLSKYFEAFTGVIGLTVINLIFFRTDPGFINVSPHPYWLVVILTAARYGFSAGAFSGLLTAMMYLGFASLTVPDLSLVDFKSLSMWGKPALFFIVGVVIGEMKELSIKEYADLSEERDAYKDAFNKIKTKFDVLSEAKQEIDTRIISQENTLGTLYEAAQGLRTLTQESIFPAVLEILRDFMSVEDCSVYLLEGDEFKLNTAIRHSKSILPDTLPYTEGLMGIAAGEKRAISIKDVATTDMAPSGIIISAPILADNQKHVVGVLNVEKMPFLKFNSDSVRVAGLVADWCGSSIENATMFKDTKDKLIADEMIDAYTYDYFKRRLREEFIRSRRYELDLSLILLEFPSMENASDEGREEVLMAFSLILKNQIREIDILFMNNKPGSFFLVLPTTPPVGARVVVKNILSAFRALSMMAFESDESLVEIKAGVSGYSKDMEEPMEMVTAVEEDVVSVLFAE from the coding sequence ATGCTTAAGGTTAATGCGGTTGTACGAAAATATAAGCTTTCAAAATATTTTGAAGCTTTTACCGGAGTAATAGGGCTCACGGTTATTAATTTGATTTTTTTCCGCACTGACCCCGGATTTATCAATGTTTCGCCGCATCCTTACTGGTTAGTAGTAATCTTAACCGCGGCCCGTTACGGATTCAGTGCCGGTGCATTTTCCGGTTTGCTGACAGCTATGATGTACTTGGGTTTCGCGTCACTTACAGTACCGGATCTATCACTGGTGGACTTCAAAAGTCTTAGTATGTGGGGAAAACCTGCACTTTTCTTTATTGTTGGAGTCGTAATCGGGGAAATGAAAGAACTTAGCATTAAGGAATATGCAGATCTTAGTGAGGAGCGCGATGCCTATAAAGATGCATTTAATAAAATTAAGACAAAATTTGATGTTTTAAGTGAAGCTAAGCAGGAAATCGATACACGTATAATTTCTCAGGAAAATACACTGGGTACTTTGTATGAAGCGGCACAAGGACTTCGTACATTGACTCAGGAAAGTATTTTTCCTGCCGTTCTTGAAATTCTAAGAGATTTTATGAGCGTGGAAGACTGTTCCGTTTATCTTCTTGAAGGCGATGAGTTCAAACTGAACACCGCTATCCGTCACAGTAAAAGCATCCTGCCTGACACTCTGCCATATACGGAAGGTTTGATGGGGATCGCTGCAGGAGAGAAGAGAGCTATCTCGATTAAGGATGTAGCAACTACGGACATGGCTCCGAGCGGTATCATTATTTCTGCTCCGATTCTGGCAGATAATCAAAAGCATGTAGTAGGTGTTTTGAACGTAGAGAAAATGCCTTTTTTGAAGTTTAATAGCGATTCTGTGCGAGTAGCTGGGCTTGTGGCTGACTGGTGCGGAAGCAGTATTGAAAACGCAACAATGTTTAAAGATACGAAAGATAAGCTTATCGCGGATGAAATGATTGATGCTTACACGTATGATTATTTCAAAAGAAGACTGCGTGAAGAGTTTATACGTTCACGAAGATATGAATTAGATTTGTCATTGATTCTTCTCGAATTCCCGTCCATGGAGAATGCTTCGGATGAGGGTAGAGAGGAAGTTTTGATGGCGTTTAGTCTGATTCTTAAAAATCAGATTCGTGAAATTGATATTTTGTTTATGAATAACAAACCTGGATCATTTTTTCTTGTTTTGCCGACAACTCCTCCTGTAGGGGCAAGAGTCGTTGTTAAAAATATTCTGAGTGCATTTAGAGCTCTGAGTATGATGGCCTTTGAATCCGATGAAAGCTTAGTTGAGATCAAAGCTGGTGTGTCTGGATATTCAAAAGATATGGAAGAACCCATGGAGATGGTTACAGCTGTAGAAGAGGATGTAGTCAGTGTTTTATTCGCGGAGTAA
- a CDS encoding methyl-accepting chemotaxis protein, translating into MSLKFRLVASFVGIFLIVLCMFAGTTYVTSSQKDDGLVINLAGRQRMLSQKVTKEALLFMQTGDAAGKNQVEKTKGIFAATLAALTFSGKAPLTLDINGPSVHIPAPNDAVRSQLSVVNSQWDEFVVMLNNVLSKSDTVTPAQLSVKSVNVLKNMNKAVVMMQADAESKISMLVWIQVGFTILSALAVLIVLIMVNRKITLPLERLRNYAKAVADGDLKAEVSGNYTAELLTLKDALARMVRKIGETINEAVEKGTLAEQSSMKAEEALVKAKEKQDEVSSLVLAMQEGADEAGSISEEVFMAISGLAAQVEQVNNGVDIQRDRVAETATAMEEMNSTVFEVARNASDAAQSAEQSKENAQTGAKGVKRAIDSIGQIQERIMKLKETMGALGEQADSIGHIMNVITDIADQTNLLALNAAIEAARAGEAGRGFAVVADEVRKLAEKTMDATKEVGNAVSSIQANARENIQAVELAAKDIIVSTEAASESGEFMNEIVNIVDATASQIESIATASEEQSATSEEINRAVGDVSMVASETAEGMGKATESLADINRLVDNLNSIVQKLGKS; encoded by the coding sequence ATGAGTTTAAAATTTCGTTTAGTCGCGTCTTTTGTTGGTATATTTTTGATTGTATTATGCATGTTTGCAGGAACTACTTATGTAACTTCAAGTCAGAAAGATGATGGCTTGGTCATAAACCTCGCTGGCCGACAAAGAATGCTTTCACAGAAAGTAACTAAGGAAGCTCTTTTGTTTATGCAAACAGGAGATGCGGCCGGTAAAAATCAGGTAGAGAAAACTAAAGGGATCTTTGCAGCAACATTAGCGGCTCTTACTTTCTCAGGAAAGGCGCCATTAACATTAGATATTAATGGACCTTCCGTTCATATTCCCGCTCCCAATGATGCTGTCCGGTCTCAGCTTTCTGTCGTAAATTCGCAGTGGGATGAGTTTGTTGTGATGCTTAATAATGTTCTTTCAAAATCTGATACAGTTACACCTGCCCAGCTTTCAGTTAAAAGTGTAAATGTTTTAAAGAATATGAATAAAGCTGTGGTCATGATGCAGGCCGATGCTGAAAGCAAAATATCAATGCTTGTCTGGATTCAGGTCGGATTCACAATATTATCAGCTTTGGCTGTTTTAATAGTTCTAATCATGGTTAACCGTAAAATTACTCTGCCTCTTGAACGACTCCGAAATTACGCTAAGGCTGTAGCTGACGGTGATCTTAAAGCTGAAGTTTCAGGCAATTATACGGCTGAACTTTTGACTCTTAAAGACGCCTTAGCGCGGATGGTTCGAAAGATAGGCGAGACCATTAATGAAGCCGTAGAGAAAGGGACTTTGGCTGAGCAGAGTTCGATGAAAGCTGAAGAAGCCTTGGTCAAAGCCAAGGAGAAGCAAGATGAAGTTTCAAGCTTAGTACTGGCAATGCAAGAGGGGGCCGACGAAGCCGGCTCAATTTCCGAAGAAGTTTTTATGGCTATCAGCGGCCTTGCTGCTCAGGTTGAGCAGGTAAATAACGGTGTTGATATCCAGAGAGATAGAGTTGCTGAAACTGCAACTGCCATGGAAGAAATGAACAGTACTGTTTTTGAAGTGGCGCGTAATGCCTCAGATGCAGCCCAAAGTGCTGAGCAATCAAAAGAGAATGCTCAAACTGGTGCAAAGGGTGTTAAGAGAGCTATCGACTCAATTGGACAAATTCAGGAGCGTATTATGAAGCTGAAGGAAACCATGGGCGCTCTTGGTGAACAGGCGGACAGCATCGGGCACATCATGAATGTTATTACTGACATTGCTGATCAGACAAATTTACTTGCTCTTAATGCTGCAATTGAAGCTGCCAGAGCTGGTGAAGCTGGGCGCGGATTCGCGGTTGTTGCTGACGAAGTTCGTAAACTGGCAGAAAAGACCATGGATGCGACTAAAGAAGTTGGAAATGCGGTTTCTAGTATTCAGGCTAATGCCAGAGAAAACATTCAAGCTGTAGAACTCGCAGCAAAAGATATTATTGTAAGTACTGAGGCGGCTTCCGAGTCCGGTGAGTTTATGAACGAAATCGTTAATATAGTTGATGCAACTGCTAGTCAGATTGAATCAATTGCGACTGCCAGCGAAGAGCAGTCAGCTACATCCGAAGAAATTAATCGCGCAGTTGGTGACGTTTCCATGGTTGCTTCCGAGACAGCTGAAGGAATGGGGAAAGCTACAGAATCGCTAGCTGATATTAATCGCCTTGTTGATAATTTGAATTCAATTGTACAGAAACTCGGCAAAAGTTAG
- the pelF gene encoding GT4 family glycosyltransferase PelF yields the protein MHSKDEKEYDVCLLLEGTYPFVAGGVSSWIHNLIKGMPDLTFTAVCILATSKEKAEYRYEVPDNFVDLKVVYLHDPIEVSKNPFKKISANNIERLKKFHKQLDNESAGNMTEMVDLFRNNKFPLGELMHGKKAWDLLVERYNVDENKESFIDYFWTYRFTHLPIFKMLPLDLPKAKVYHTISTGYAGLLGVVARVMTGRPLLLTEHGIYVKERKIEISQAEWVYRKKDERFRVDSKLGAFQTFWIRMFEQLGKMCYNYSSEIYTLYEGNKDLEILEGADPDKIKIIPNGISLDAFLGLKAADHDYKGQTEFAVGFVGRVVPIKDVKTFLRACKMVALKIDKLKVYIMGPTEEDEEYYEECVNLMKLLHLEDVVEFTGKVKVTDYLPNLDVIVLTSISEAQPLVIMEANCAGIPAVASDVGSCRELLEGRTVSDKALGPSGIVTKVADPVGTGEAILTILQKPILRKKMSLAGIERVKTFYRESDLNETYLKIYRKYMNMDDLE from the coding sequence ATGCATAGCAAAGATGAAAAAGAGTATGACGTATGCCTTTTGCTCGAGGGAACATATCCCTTCGTTGCTGGAGGGGTTTCTTCGTGGATTCATAACCTTATTAAAGGAATGCCGGATCTGACCTTTACTGCTGTGTGCATTTTGGCCACGTCAAAAGAAAAAGCAGAATACCGCTACGAAGTTCCTGATAACTTCGTAGATCTTAAAGTTGTTTACCTTCACGATCCTATCGAAGTTTCCAAGAATCCGTTTAAGAAAATTTCTGCTAACAACATAGAAAGGCTGAAGAAATTTCATAAGCAGCTCGATAATGAAAGTGCTGGCAATATGACTGAAATGGTCGATCTTTTTCGGAATAATAAATTTCCGCTCGGCGAATTGATGCATGGCAAGAAAGCATGGGACTTGCTCGTAGAAAGGTATAATGTAGATGAGAACAAGGAATCCTTTATAGACTATTTCTGGACGTACCGTTTTACACATCTGCCCATTTTTAAAATGTTGCCGCTTGATCTGCCTAAGGCCAAGGTTTATCATACTATTTCAACTGGATATGCGGGGCTTTTAGGCGTTGTTGCGCGGGTTATGACAGGGCGTCCGTTATTGCTGACCGAGCATGGAATTTATGTGAAAGAGCGCAAAATCGAAATTTCACAGGCTGAGTGGGTTTATCGTAAGAAGGATGAAAGATTCCGAGTAGATAGTAAACTTGGTGCATTCCAGACATTTTGGATTCGCATGTTCGAGCAGCTTGGAAAAATGTGTTATAATTACTCATCGGAAATATATACTTTATATGAAGGGAACAAAGATCTCGAAATTTTAGAGGGAGCTGATCCTGATAAAATTAAAATTATTCCTAACGGAATAAGTCTTGATGCTTTTCTCGGCTTAAAGGCTGCGGATCATGATTACAAAGGGCAGACAGAATTTGCAGTTGGTTTTGTAGGCAGGGTTGTACCTATCAAAGATGTAAAGACTTTTCTCAGAGCTTGTAAAATGGTTGCTCTGAAAATTGATAAGCTGAAAGTCTATATAATGGGGCCTACTGAGGAAGATGAAGAGTATTATGAAGAGTGTGTAAATCTCATGAAACTGCTTCATCTTGAAGATGTAGTAGAATTTACAGGAAAGGTTAAAGTTACAGATTACCTTCCTAATCTTGATGTGATTGTGCTGACGAGTATTAGTGAAGCACAGCCTCTCGTTATCATGGAGGCGAACTGCGCCGGAATACCTGCTGTCGCATCTGATGTTGGCTCATGTAGAGAGCTGCTTGAAGGTAGAACCGTTTCTGATAAAGCGCTCGGGCCGTCCGGGATTGTGACAAAGGTTGCGGACCCTGTTGGTACGGGGGAGGCAATCTTAACTATTTTGCAAAAGCCCATTTTAAGGAAAAAGATGTCACTGGCTGGCATTGAGCGAGTGAAAACTTTTTATCGCGAATCGGATCTCAATGAAACATATTTGAAAATTTACCGTAAGTACATGAACATGGATGATTTGGAGTAG
- a CDS encoding NAD-dependent epimerase/dehydratase family protein, producing MISKVCMVTGCAGFIGSHLTQQLIDLGHFVVGVDQLFTGYVHNMKGFEDHPNFKFKEASILDEGLLEKLKVDYPELDVVFHLAAIVSVPYSVNHPELTLDTNFEATKIMHKSAQDLGISRFIFAGSAAEYGNEERLPVREEYATDQVEHVSPYGMAKYKSSCLIEKSGYGCSLRFFNIFGPRQDPASQYSGVISRFVDFGLAGKKMVIFGDGEQSRDFLYVSDVVDSYLIASGLDPQGRGPLCGIYNVGTGNGISILQLAESVSKLTGGPSEIDFRPERAGDIKHSRADVSKISEIGFSPQVSFEEGLAKTIEWAESS from the coding sequence ATGATATCAAAAGTGTGTATGGTTACCGGGTGTGCCGGTTTTATAGGAAGTCATTTAACCCAGCAATTGATTGACCTAGGACATTTTGTTGTTGGGGTGGATCAACTATTTACTGGCTATGTTCACAATATGAAGGGGTTTGAAGATCATCCCAATTTTAAGTTTAAGGAAGCCTCCATTTTGGATGAGGGACTTCTTGAAAAGTTAAAAGTGGATTACCCTGAGCTCGATGTTGTTTTTCATTTGGCAGCTATTGTGAGCGTTCCATATTCTGTGAATCATCCTGAACTTACGCTGGATACCAATTTTGAAGCTACAAAAATAATGCACAAGTCCGCTCAAGATCTTGGCATTTCCAGATTTATTTTTGCAGGCTCTGCTGCGGAGTACGGCAATGAAGAAAGATTACCAGTACGCGAAGAGTATGCAACGGATCAAGTTGAGCATGTAAGTCCTTACGGAATGGCAAAATACAAGTCTTCTTGTTTGATAGAAAAAAGCGGATATGGTTGTTCTCTTCGTTTTTTCAACATATTCGGTCCGAGGCAGGACCCGGCAAGTCAGTATAGCGGTGTTATTTCAAGATTTGTTGACTTTGGTCTGGCCGGAAAAAAAATGGTAATCTTCGGTGACGGGGAACAATCTCGTGATTTTCTATATGTATCCGATGTTGTTGATTCATACCTGATAGCATCCGGACTAGATCCGCAGGGCAGAGGGCCTCTTTGCGGTATATATAATGTAGGAACCGGAAATGGTATTTCCATTCTCCAGCTTGCTGAGTCTGTATCTAAATTGACAGGTGGGCCATCGGAAATTGATTTTCGGCCTGAGCGAGCTGGTGACATTAAACATTCAAGAGCAGACGTAAGTAAAATATCAGAGATAGGTTTCAGCCCGCAAGTCTCTTTTGAGGAAGGACTTGCAAAAACTATTGAATGGGCAGAGTCATCCTGA
- a CDS encoding HEAT repeat domain-containing protein codes for MGRICFAVAFFFAYLFEVSAFWFYINRSDSIYFVYAAFLVHVLSALSFFITKPRPRSLPGVGYYYPRAIALFTFFMPGIGLLGMSLTLLFAKMLMNSHGLAEEYKEKAFEGSGIEVDLPTDINSFLYEELDVHPIADILAGDDIGMKRGAVNLLRRIGSYEAVSLLRKSLSDENAEVRFYAHTALTRLEEDYAQSLEKAEFRADKYGSAQSHAELGAVHRNYAQSGLPEQNIQEHSMDLSCENWKKASDIEPDNDDYRMRLAEIYIESRKFSEAVEIYNKTKVKPELELESRLGICRAFFEMGNFIALCDEVKRMQVEPNLDSSDPYKKVLYDFWVKEEAF; via the coding sequence ATGGGGCGGATCTGCTTTGCCGTTGCCTTCTTCTTTGCGTATCTGTTTGAAGTCAGTGCATTCTGGTTTTATATAAACAGGTCTGATTCGATTTATTTTGTCTATGCTGCTTTTCTTGTGCATGTTTTATCTGCGCTCTCTTTCTTCATTACTAAACCGAGGCCTAGATCTTTGCCCGGCGTTGGTTATTACTATCCTCGTGCTATCGCTCTTTTTACTTTTTTTATGCCTGGAATAGGACTTTTGGGCATGTCTCTGACACTTCTTTTTGCTAAAATGCTTATGAACAGTCACGGGCTGGCTGAAGAGTACAAGGAAAAGGCTTTTGAGGGTAGCGGCATTGAAGTTGACTTGCCAACTGATATCAACTCCTTTTTGTATGAAGAGTTAGACGTTCACCCAATTGCCGATATTTTAGCGGGTGATGATATTGGGATGAAGCGCGGAGCGGTAAATCTGTTAAGGAGAATCGGATCATATGAGGCTGTCTCTCTCCTTAGAAAAAGCCTTTCCGATGAAAATGCTGAGGTCCGTTTTTACGCTCATACTGCATTGACCCGCCTAGAAGAAGATTATGCGCAGTCTCTGGAAAAAGCGGAGTTTCGAGCAGACAAATATGGCAGTGCTCAGTCTCATGCGGAACTTGGGGCAGTTCATAGAAACTATGCTCAGAGCGGCTTACCGGAGCAGAATATTCAAGAACACTCCATGGACTTGTCTTGTGAGAATTGGAAAAAAGCATCGGACATTGAGCCTGATAATGATGATTACCGGATGCGTCTTGCTGAGATTTACATTGAGAGTAGAAAGTTTTCAGAAGCAGTTGAAATATATAATAAGACTAAAGTTAAGCCTGAACTGGAACTTGAATCGCGTTTAGGTATTTGCAGAGCTTTTTTTGAGATGGGCAACTTTATAGCTCTTTGTGATGAAGTTAAAAGAATGCAGGTTGAACCTAATCTCGATAGTTCCGATCCATATAAAAAAGTTTTGTATGATTTTTGGGTAAAAGAAGAGGCTTTTTAA
- a CDS encoding MBL fold metallo-hydrolase, with product MFFKQITTEGLGCYSYIIGCPAAGQMAVVDPKRDVQEYLDISREEGMKITHVINTHVHADHVGGEQELKSLTGAELFIHENAKVAYKHTPLAEGDSISLGSSKMDFIYTPGHTPNAVSILITDTMRGTDPWMILTGDLLFVGDIGRPDLPGDEILDQQVANLYDSLYVKLGKLPDYLEVFPAHGQGSLCGKGMSAKPSTTLGYERRNNPMLKFESFEKFKEVVMQSFPARPKSFSHIIETNFKGAPLLERCPLDRAMNPEKFKQIMDGGATVIDIRDAAGFGGFHIPGSISIGLEKQLANWVGMVVEPNADILLVVNSKADYDRMCLELHRIGYDNIFGYLLGGISSWLLAGYPVKSLAQKSTADLQEAIDANQDFILLDVRTPMEWDAGHVNGAVHSPLVKVLEEGFDVNKDTPVIVMCGSGYRSNIVGSFLQNNGHKQVCSLAGGALAWGRSGHQLVQ from the coding sequence ATGTTTTTCAAACAGATAACCACCGAAGGCCTTGGTTGCTATTCATACATAATAGGCTGTCCCGCAGCAGGACAGATGGCTGTTGTAGACCCTAAACGTGACGTGCAAGAGTATCTCGACATTTCCCGTGAAGAGGGAATGAAGATTACTCACGTCATTAACACACATGTGCATGCTGACCACGTAGGCGGTGAGCAGGAGCTTAAGTCCTTAACCGGGGCGGAGTTATTCATTCATGAAAACGCAAAAGTAGCCTACAAGCACACCCCTCTTGCTGAGGGAGATTCCATTTCTCTAGGTAGTTCCAAAATGGACTTCATATACACTCCGGGGCACACACCTAATGCCGTTTCTATTCTTATAACTGACACCATGCGCGGTACTGATCCGTGGATGATTCTTACTGGAGACTTGCTCTTTGTCGGCGATATTGGTCGGCCAGATCTTCCCGGAGATGAAATCCTAGATCAGCAGGTAGCAAATCTCTATGACAGCCTTTATGTCAAACTCGGGAAACTTCCTGACTATCTTGAAGTGTTTCCCGCTCACGGACAAGGATCACTTTGCGGTAAAGGCATGAGTGCTAAACCAAGCACAACACTGGGTTACGAAAGACGCAACAATCCCATGCTGAAGTTTGAATCTTTTGAAAAATTTAAAGAAGTAGTCATGCAATCATTTCCAGCACGTCCCAAATCTTTCAGCCACATCATTGAAACAAACTTTAAAGGTGCGCCACTTCTCGAGCGGTGTCCTCTAGACAGGGCAATGAATCCAGAAAAATTCAAACAGATTATGGACGGAGGCGCGACTGTTATTGATATCCGTGATGCAGCTGGATTTGGTGGATTCCATATTCCGGGAAGTATCAGCATCGGACTTGAAAAACAGCTTGCAAACTGGGTAGGAATGGTTGTTGAGCCAAATGCAGACATATTACTGGTCGTAAACTCCAAAGCAGACTACGACCGCATGTGCCTTGAACTGCACCGCATTGGATACGACAATATATTTGGATACTTACTCGGGGGAATAAGCTCTTGGCTCCTTGCCGGATACCCTGTGAAAAGCTTGGCGCAAAAATCTACCGCAGATTTGCAAGAAGCGATTGATGCAAATCAAGATTTCATATTATTAGACGTTCGAACTCCCATGGAATGGGATGCAGGACACGTTAATGGAGCAGTTCACAGCCCTCTTGTGAAGGTTCTCGAAGAAGGATTTGATGTGAACAAAGACACCCCTGTAATTGTCATGTGCGGATCTGGTTATCGCTCAAATATTGTAGGGAGTTTTCTACAGAACAATGGGCATAAGCAAGTTTGCTCACTCGCTGGAGGAGCACTGGCTTGGGGACGTTCAGGGCACCAATTAGTTCAGTAG
- the pelG gene encoding exopolysaccharide Pel transporter PelG, with amino-acid sequence MAGIGFELRRMLGKDSYLSEMSAYLYAAMVSSGPWLMSVLCLSVLGLYSYSGFTRLDQEIFRTTIVYVYAFTLVYVGYIQLVVTRYLADKFYMGEERITLTAFFSSSVMVLIIGSIIGIGGLWTFELTVTYKIIAVMLFLIVAMIWLAMIFLSAVKDFRSIVQAFAVGTSISVGGAFLLYPVMGLDGYLLGYTIGQAVIYFWLLARLLAEFPPTRVMDWSMFTYFIKYWELALIGMLFNLAIWIDKILFWFAPDSRMVVPYLRTHDMYEGPIFFAYLTIVPTLAIFLVKIETKFYEHYHDYFAKIISKKDLASILEEKKGMIHMLKESLREILIVQGSLTLLCLFMASDFIEIVGLSPIQKPLLQIALIGSLMQVMLSVAVIILFYFDLRKEVLFITLIFLISNTGLTLLSMKLGFTFYGYGYCYSCFISLMFAYYFVSKSVTDLEYITFAGQPVV; translated from the coding sequence ATGGCTGGAATTGGGTTTGAATTAAGACGAATGCTGGGCAAGGACAGCTATTTATCGGAGATGTCGGCTTACTTATATGCCGCAATGGTTTCGTCCGGTCCTTGGCTCATGAGCGTCCTTTGCCTGTCCGTTCTCGGGCTATATTCCTATTCTGGCTTTACTCGGCTTGACCAGGAAATATTCAGGACTACAATTGTGTATGTTTATGCTTTTACGCTGGTTTATGTCGGATATATTCAGTTGGTAGTGACTAGGTATCTTGCCGATAAATTTTATATGGGAGAAGAGCGAATAACTCTTACAGCCTTTTTTTCAAGCTCGGTGATGGTGCTTATTATCGGATCTATTATTGGAATAGGCGGCTTATGGACCTTTGAACTTACGGTTACATATAAAATTATCGCGGTTATGCTTTTCCTCATTGTGGCAATGATCTGGCTTGCGATGATTTTTCTTTCTGCCGTAAAAGATTTCCGGAGCATCGTTCAGGCCTTTGCCGTGGGGACTTCTATCAGTGTGGGCGGCGCTTTTCTGCTTTATCCGGTTATGGGACTGGATGGATATTTACTTGGTTATACCATTGGTCAGGCTGTAATATATTTCTGGCTTCTGGCTAGGCTTCTAGCTGAGTTTCCGCCTACAAGGGTCATGGACTGGTCCATGTTTACTTATTTTATTAAGTACTGGGAGCTTGCTTTGATAGGCATGCTGTTCAATTTGGCAATTTGGATAGATAAAATTTTATTTTGGTTTGCGCCTGATTCAAGAATGGTCGTTCCATACCTTCGGACTCATGATATGTATGAAGGGCCTATTTTCTTTGCTTATTTGACGATTGTCCCAACTTTGGCAATTTTTTTGGTAAAGATTGAAACCAAATTTTATGAGCATTACCATGATTATTTCGCAAAAATAATATCTAAGAAAGACCTTGCCAGTATATTGGAAGAAAAGAAGGGTATGATCCACATGCTCAAAGAAAGTTTGCGCGAAATTTTGATTGTTCAAGGGTCATTAACTTTGCTTTGCCTTTTTATGGCATCTGACTTCATCGAAATAGTGGGACTTTCGCCTATCCAGAAGCCTTTGCTTCAGATCGCCTTGATAGGATCTCTTATGCAAGTGATGCTCTCGGTTGCTGTGATTATATTGTTCTACTTTGATCTTCGCAAAGAGGTTCTTTTTATTACGCTGATATTTCTTATTAGTAATACCGGGCTTACCTTGCTCAGTATGAAACTAGGTTTCACTTTTTATGGATACGGGTATTGCTATTCCTGTTTTATTTCTCTGATGTTTGCATATTATTTCGTTTCAAAAAGTGTAACAGATTTAGAATATATAACTTTCGCCGGCCAGCCGGTGGTTTAG